The following coding sequences lie in one Musa acuminata AAA Group cultivar baxijiao chromosome BXJ1-8, Cavendish_Baxijiao_AAA, whole genome shotgun sequence genomic window:
- the LOC135680652 gene encoding B3 domain-containing protein Os07g0563300-like isoform X1, with the protein MSSPTSVSLSGGKICFNSHCKEVIPDHTPPRKKGGWRLRSGEIAELCDRCSCAFEQGSFCETFHSDVAGWRNCEACGKRVHCGCVASAPTYVFLDVGGVECIACARKSLAMAPNQMLSSPMLMHQHVSERRDLPVKSGRPITSPFSGQWRQAPHMWNMTSLQSDLQQRLSYEFDRPSNIEKLAPGGRHSISAHEKKFEELPERIMSGSHNNIARDRYAHGNTGSESFPSYNKYKEEVRNSDVLLKSFLLVGENDPDSTRKSVIPDPCSTSSGVKIEAKANSSIKLQPLPISKEDSSPLIGLAAPFSSTNGSREPMKFLSNQPTQLTTSPLPKQFYPEGIADTELQIQMRNGRARVDARSRTQLLPRYWPRITDQELQQISGDTNSVITPLFEKMLSASDAGRIGRLVLPKKCAEAYFPTISQPEGLPLKVQDASGKDWVFQFRFWPNNNSRMYVLEGVTPCIQAMQLQAGDTVTFSRIDPEGKLVMGFRKASSGSTEQDTQTHISGSDFSTLPEGNDKIAVTDLIGNVPFRASKASIEPSNPINAADKSSWPKFTKAGFIQQDEPAARSLQVPSKRKASTLGSKSKRLRIENEESMELKLTWEEAQELLRPPPNSSPGIVVIEGHEFEEYEEAPVLGKRTYFTTNPAGENYRWAQCEDCLKWRKLPIDTLLPFKWTCTENVSDPERSSCSFAQELNLEQIAAMISCKTDASKRAKVKVESNNIEVSDGLDTLANLAILGEGKNLPTSQPTTRHPRHRPGCTCIVCIQPPSGKGPKHKQTCTCNVCLTVKRRFRTLMLRREKRQSEKESETARKQQQKPMLPSSEVLPQVKSDPPSTGPGDDNASQKEIASNDTIVDAAPDHRRTSPTAVKAPQIDLNIQPEREEDPSPKSDTGSIMRLIRDSATRTAR; encoded by the exons ATGTCGTCGCCTACATCGGTGTCGCTGTCAGGGGGCAAGATCTGCTTCAACTCCCATTGCAAGGAGGTTATACCGGACCACACGCCTCCGCGGAAGAAGGGGGGGTGGCGCCTTCGTTCTGGCGAGATCGCTGAGCTCTGCGACCGCTGCTC CTGCGCTTTTGAGCAAGGGTCTTTCTGCGAGACGTTTCACTCTGATGTTGCTGGTTGGAGGAACTGTGAGGCGTGTGGCAAG CGGGTGCATTGTGGGTGTGTTGCCTCAGCCCCTACGTACGTGTTTCTTGATGTTGGAGGAGTTGAGTGCATTGCATGCGCTAGGAAATCTCTTGCGATG GCaccaaatcaaatgttgtcttctCCTATGCTTATGCACCAACATGTATCTGAGAGGAGAGATTTACCTGTTAAATCTGGGAGACCGATAACCAGTCCATTTTCTGGACAGTGGCGTCAAGCTCCACATATGTGGAACATGACAAGCTTGCAGTCTGACTTACAGCAAAGGCTATCATATGAATTTGACAGACCTAGTAACATTGAAAAACTGGCACCTGGAGGCCGCCATTCTATATcagcacatgaaaagaaatttgaAGAACTACCCGAAAGAATAATGTCTGGCAGCCATAACAATATTGCACGAGACAGATATGCTCATGGGAACACAGGTTCGGAGTCATTTCCTTCATACAATAAATATAAAGAAGAAGTAAGAAACAGTGATGTCTTGCTAAAATCTTTCTTGCTTGTAGGAGAAAATGATCCTGATTCTACAAGGAAATCAGTAATTCCAGATCCTTGTTCAACCAGTTCTGGAGTTAAAATTGAAGCAAAAGCAAATTCATCTATCAAATTGCAACCTTTACCTATTTCAAAAGAAGACTCTTCTCCACTTATTGGGTTGGCAGCTCCCTTTTCATCGACAAATGGATCAAGGGAGCCAATGAAGTTCTTGTCAAACCAACCAACACAACTAACAACTTCTCCATTACCAAAGCAGTTTTACCCCGAGGGTATCGCAGATACTGAACTGCAAATTCAAATGCGCAATGGAAGAGCTAGAGTGGATGCCCGTTCACGAACACAATTGCTTCCTCGATATTGGCCTAGGATAACAGATCAAGAGCTACAACAAATATCTGGGGA TACAAATTCCGTCATCACTCCATTGTTTGAAAAGATGTTAAGTGCTAGTGATGCTGGCAGGATTGGACGTCTTGTGCTTCCAAAGAAATGTGCTGAG GCATACTTTCCCACAATTTCTCAGCCTGAAGGACTTCCTTTGAAAGTTCAGGATGCTAGTGGAAAGGATTGGGTGTTTCAGTTTCGTTTTTGGCCTAATAATAACAGCAGGATGTATGTCTTGGAAGGTGTTACACCTTGTATTCAGGCAATGCAATTGCAAGCAGGAGACACAG TTACCTTTAGTAGGATAGATCCAGAAGGAAAGTTGGTCATGGGATTTAGAAAGGCTTCTAGCGGCTCTACTGAACAG GATACTCAAACACATATATCTGGCAGTGATTTCTCAACACTTCCAGAAGGTAATGACAAAATTGCTGTTACAGATCTCATTGGAAATGTCCCTTTTCGAGCCTCTAAAGCCAGCATAGAGCCAAGTAATCCAATCAATGCAGCAGACAAATCGTCCTGGCCTAAGTTCACAAAGGCAGGATTTATACAACAAGATGAGCCTGCTGCCAGGTCGTTGCAGGTTCCTAGCAAAAGGAAAGCCAGTACTCTTGGCTCAAAGAGTAAACGTCTACGGATTGAAAATGAGGAATCCATGGAATTGAAACTAACATGGGAAGAGGCTCAAGAGCTGCTCCGACCACCTCCAAACTCTTCTCCTGGGATTGTTGTGATTGAAGGTCACGAGTTCGAGGAATATGAG GAAGCACCTGTATTAGGGAAGCGGACATACTTTACCACAAATCCAGCTGG TGAAAATTATCGATGGGCTCAGTGTGAGGATTGTTTGAAGTGGCGCAAACTGCCAATTGACACACTCCTGCCATTTAAGTGGACTTGTACTGAAAATGTTTCGGATCCTGAAAG GTCATCTTGTTCATTTGCACAAGAATTGAATTTGGAGCAGATAGCTGCTATGATCTCTTGTAAAACAG ATGCTTCCAAGAGGGCCAAGGTGAAAGTAGAAAGCAACAACATTGAAGTATCTGATGGGCTCGATACACTTGCCAACCTTGCCATTCTTGGTGAAGGCAAAAACCTTCCGACGTCTCAACCAACAACAAGACACCCACGGCACAGGCCTGGCTGCACATGCATCGTTTGTATACAGCCTCCAAGCGGAAAAGGTCCCAAGCACAAGCAGACTTGCACTTGCAACGTTTGCCTCACCGTGAAACGCAGGTTCAGAACACTCATGTTAAGGCGTGAAAAGCGTCAGTCTGAAAAGGAATCTGAGACTGCACGGAAGCAGCAGCAGAAGCCCATGCTACCATCGTCTGAGGTGCTGCCACAAGTGAAGAGTGACCCACCGTCGACTGGTCCAGGCGATGACAATGCTTCTCAAAAAGAAATAGCAAGCAACGATACGATAGTCGATGCAGCACCTGACCACAGAAGAACTTCTCCGACGGCAGTTAAGGCCCCTCAAATCGATTTAAACATCCAGCCAGAGAGGGAGGAAGATCCATCACCCAAATCTGATACTGGAAGCATAATGAGGCTCATCAGAGACTCCGCAACTAGAACAGCGAGATAA
- the LOC135680652 gene encoding B3 domain-containing protein Os07g0563300-like isoform X3 produces MSSPTSVSLSGGKICFNSHCKEVIPDHTPPRKKGGWRLRSGEIAELCDRCSCAFEQGSFCETFHSDVAGWRNCEACGKRVHCGCVASAPTYVFLDVGGVECIACARKSLAMWRQAPHMWNMTSLQSDLQQRLSYEFDRPSNIEKLAPGGRHSISAHEKKFEELPERIMSGSHNNIARDRYAHGNTGENDPDSTRKSVIPDPCSTSSGVKIEAKANSSIKLQPLPISKEDSSPLIGLAAPFSSTNGSREPMKFLSNQPTQLTTSPLPKQFYPEGIADTELQIQMRNGRARVDARSRTQLLPRYWPRITDQELQQISGDTNSVITPLFEKMLSASDAGRIGRLVLPKKCAEAYFPTISQPEGLPLKVQDASGKDWVFQFRFWPNNNSRMYVLEGVTPCIQAMQLQAGDTVTFSRIDPEGKLVMGFRKASSGSTEQDTQTHISGSDFSTLPEGNDKIAVTDLIGNVPFRASKASIEPSNPINAADKSSWPKFTKAGFIQQDEPAARSLQVPSKRKASTLGSKSKRLRIENEESMELKLTWEEAQELLRPPPNSSPGIVVIEGHEFEEYEEAPVLGKRTYFTTNPAGENYRWAQCEDCLKWRKLPIDTLLPFKWTCTENVSDPERSSCSFAQELNLEQIAAMISCKTADASKRAKVKVESNNIEVSDGLDTLANLAILGEGKNLPTSQPTTRHPRHRPGCTCIVCIQPPSGKGPKHKQTCTCNVCLTVKRRFRTLMLRREKRQSEKESETARKQQQKPMLPSSEVLPQVKSDPPSTGPGDDNASQKEIASNDTIVDAAPDHRRTSPTAVKAPQIDLNIQPEREEDPSPKSDTGSIMRLIRDSATRTAR; encoded by the exons ATGTCGTCGCCTACATCGGTGTCGCTGTCAGGGGGCAAGATCTGCTTCAACTCCCATTGCAAGGAGGTTATACCGGACCACACGCCTCCGCGGAAGAAGGGGGGGTGGCGCCTTCGTTCTGGCGAGATCGCTGAGCTCTGCGACCGCTGCTC CTGCGCTTTTGAGCAAGGGTCTTTCTGCGAGACGTTTCACTCTGATGTTGCTGGTTGGAGGAACTGTGAGGCGTGTGGCAAG CGGGTGCATTGTGGGTGTGTTGCCTCAGCCCCTACGTACGTGTTTCTTGATGTTGGAGGAGTTGAGTGCATTGCATGCGCTAGGAAATCTCTTGCGATG TGGCGTCAAGCTCCACATATGTGGAACATGACAAGCTTGCAGTCTGACTTACAGCAAAGGCTATCATATGAATTTGACAGACCTAGTAACATTGAAAAACTGGCACCTGGAGGCCGCCATTCTATATcagcacatgaaaagaaatttgaAGAACTACCCGAAAGAATAATGTCTGGCAGCCATAACAATATTGCACGAGACAGATATGCTCATGGGAACACAG GAGAAAATGATCCTGATTCTACAAGGAAATCAGTAATTCCAGATCCTTGTTCAACCAGTTCTGGAGTTAAAATTGAAGCAAAAGCAAATTCATCTATCAAATTGCAACCTTTACCTATTTCAAAAGAAGACTCTTCTCCACTTATTGGGTTGGCAGCTCCCTTTTCATCGACAAATGGATCAAGGGAGCCAATGAAGTTCTTGTCAAACCAACCAACACAACTAACAACTTCTCCATTACCAAAGCAGTTTTACCCCGAGGGTATCGCAGATACTGAACTGCAAATTCAAATGCGCAATGGAAGAGCTAGAGTGGATGCCCGTTCACGAACACAATTGCTTCCTCGATATTGGCCTAGGATAACAGATCAAGAGCTACAACAAATATCTGGGGA TACAAATTCCGTCATCACTCCATTGTTTGAAAAGATGTTAAGTGCTAGTGATGCTGGCAGGATTGGACGTCTTGTGCTTCCAAAGAAATGTGCTGAG GCATACTTTCCCACAATTTCTCAGCCTGAAGGACTTCCTTTGAAAGTTCAGGATGCTAGTGGAAAGGATTGGGTGTTTCAGTTTCGTTTTTGGCCTAATAATAACAGCAGGATGTATGTCTTGGAAGGTGTTACACCTTGTATTCAGGCAATGCAATTGCAAGCAGGAGACACAG TTACCTTTAGTAGGATAGATCCAGAAGGAAAGTTGGTCATGGGATTTAGAAAGGCTTCTAGCGGCTCTACTGAACAG GATACTCAAACACATATATCTGGCAGTGATTTCTCAACACTTCCAGAAGGTAATGACAAAATTGCTGTTACAGATCTCATTGGAAATGTCCCTTTTCGAGCCTCTAAAGCCAGCATAGAGCCAAGTAATCCAATCAATGCAGCAGACAAATCGTCCTGGCCTAAGTTCACAAAGGCAGGATTTATACAACAAGATGAGCCTGCTGCCAGGTCGTTGCAGGTTCCTAGCAAAAGGAAAGCCAGTACTCTTGGCTCAAAGAGTAAACGTCTACGGATTGAAAATGAGGAATCCATGGAATTGAAACTAACATGGGAAGAGGCTCAAGAGCTGCTCCGACCACCTCCAAACTCTTCTCCTGGGATTGTTGTGATTGAAGGTCACGAGTTCGAGGAATATGAG GAAGCACCTGTATTAGGGAAGCGGACATACTTTACCACAAATCCAGCTGG TGAAAATTATCGATGGGCTCAGTGTGAGGATTGTTTGAAGTGGCGCAAACTGCCAATTGACACACTCCTGCCATTTAAGTGGACTTGTACTGAAAATGTTTCGGATCCTGAAAG GTCATCTTGTTCATTTGCACAAGAATTGAATTTGGAGCAGATAGCTGCTATGATCTCTTGTAAAACAG CAGATGCTTCCAAGAGGGCCAAGGTGAAAGTAGAAAGCAACAACATTGAAGTATCTGATGGGCTCGATACACTTGCCAACCTTGCCATTCTTGGTGAAGGCAAAAACCTTCCGACGTCTCAACCAACAACAAGACACCCACGGCACAGGCCTGGCTGCACATGCATCGTTTGTATACAGCCTCCAAGCGGAAAAGGTCCCAAGCACAAGCAGACTTGCACTTGCAACGTTTGCCTCACCGTGAAACGCAGGTTCAGAACACTCATGTTAAGGCGTGAAAAGCGTCAGTCTGAAAAGGAATCTGAGACTGCACGGAAGCAGCAGCAGAAGCCCATGCTACCATCGTCTGAGGTGCTGCCACAAGTGAAGAGTGACCCACCGTCGACTGGTCCAGGCGATGACAATGCTTCTCAAAAAGAAATAGCAAGCAACGATACGATAGTCGATGCAGCACCTGACCACAGAAGAACTTCTCCGACGGCAGTTAAGGCCCCTCAAATCGATTTAAACATCCAGCCAGAGAGGGAGGAAGATCCATCACCCAAATCTGATACTGGAAGCATAATGAGGCTCATCAGAGACTCCGCAACTAGAACAGCGAGATAA
- the LOC135680652 gene encoding B3 domain-containing protein Os07g0563300-like isoform X2: MSSPTSVSLSGGKICFNSHCKEVIPDHTPPRKKGGWRLRSGEIAELCDRCSCAFEQGSFCETFHSDVAGWRNCEACGKRVHCGCVASAPTYVFLDVGGVECIACARKSLAMAPNQMLSSPMLMHQHVSERRDLPVKSGRPITSPFSGQWRQAPHMWNMTSLQSDLQQRLSYEFDRPSNIEKLAPGGRHSISAHEKKFEELPERIMSGSHNNIARDRYAHGNTGENDPDSTRKSVIPDPCSTSSGVKIEAKANSSIKLQPLPISKEDSSPLIGLAAPFSSTNGSREPMKFLSNQPTQLTTSPLPKQFYPEGIADTELQIQMRNGRARVDARSRTQLLPRYWPRITDQELQQISGDTNSVITPLFEKMLSASDAGRIGRLVLPKKCAEAYFPTISQPEGLPLKVQDASGKDWVFQFRFWPNNNSRMYVLEGVTPCIQAMQLQAGDTVTFSRIDPEGKLVMGFRKASSGSTEQDTQTHISGSDFSTLPEGNDKIAVTDLIGNVPFRASKASIEPSNPINAADKSSWPKFTKAGFIQQDEPAARSLQVPSKRKASTLGSKSKRLRIENEESMELKLTWEEAQELLRPPPNSSPGIVVIEGHEFEEYEEAPVLGKRTYFTTNPAGENYRWAQCEDCLKWRKLPIDTLLPFKWTCTENVSDPERSSCSFAQELNLEQIAAMISCKTADASKRAKVKVESNNIEVSDGLDTLANLAILGEGKNLPTSQPTTRHPRHRPGCTCIVCIQPPSGKGPKHKQTCTCNVCLTVKRRFRTLMLRREKRQSEKESETARKQQQKPMLPSSEVLPQVKSDPPSTGPGDDNASQKEIASNDTIVDAAPDHRRTSPTAVKAPQIDLNIQPEREEDPSPKSDTGSIMRLIRDSATRTAR, translated from the exons ATGTCGTCGCCTACATCGGTGTCGCTGTCAGGGGGCAAGATCTGCTTCAACTCCCATTGCAAGGAGGTTATACCGGACCACACGCCTCCGCGGAAGAAGGGGGGGTGGCGCCTTCGTTCTGGCGAGATCGCTGAGCTCTGCGACCGCTGCTC CTGCGCTTTTGAGCAAGGGTCTTTCTGCGAGACGTTTCACTCTGATGTTGCTGGTTGGAGGAACTGTGAGGCGTGTGGCAAG CGGGTGCATTGTGGGTGTGTTGCCTCAGCCCCTACGTACGTGTTTCTTGATGTTGGAGGAGTTGAGTGCATTGCATGCGCTAGGAAATCTCTTGCGATG GCaccaaatcaaatgttgtcttctCCTATGCTTATGCACCAACATGTATCTGAGAGGAGAGATTTACCTGTTAAATCTGGGAGACCGATAACCAGTCCATTTTCTGGACAGTGGCGTCAAGCTCCACATATGTGGAACATGACAAGCTTGCAGTCTGACTTACAGCAAAGGCTATCATATGAATTTGACAGACCTAGTAACATTGAAAAACTGGCACCTGGAGGCCGCCATTCTATATcagcacatgaaaagaaatttgaAGAACTACCCGAAAGAATAATGTCTGGCAGCCATAACAATATTGCACGAGACAGATATGCTCATGGGAACACAG GAGAAAATGATCCTGATTCTACAAGGAAATCAGTAATTCCAGATCCTTGTTCAACCAGTTCTGGAGTTAAAATTGAAGCAAAAGCAAATTCATCTATCAAATTGCAACCTTTACCTATTTCAAAAGAAGACTCTTCTCCACTTATTGGGTTGGCAGCTCCCTTTTCATCGACAAATGGATCAAGGGAGCCAATGAAGTTCTTGTCAAACCAACCAACACAACTAACAACTTCTCCATTACCAAAGCAGTTTTACCCCGAGGGTATCGCAGATACTGAACTGCAAATTCAAATGCGCAATGGAAGAGCTAGAGTGGATGCCCGTTCACGAACACAATTGCTTCCTCGATATTGGCCTAGGATAACAGATCAAGAGCTACAACAAATATCTGGGGA TACAAATTCCGTCATCACTCCATTGTTTGAAAAGATGTTAAGTGCTAGTGATGCTGGCAGGATTGGACGTCTTGTGCTTCCAAAGAAATGTGCTGAG GCATACTTTCCCACAATTTCTCAGCCTGAAGGACTTCCTTTGAAAGTTCAGGATGCTAGTGGAAAGGATTGGGTGTTTCAGTTTCGTTTTTGGCCTAATAATAACAGCAGGATGTATGTCTTGGAAGGTGTTACACCTTGTATTCAGGCAATGCAATTGCAAGCAGGAGACACAG TTACCTTTAGTAGGATAGATCCAGAAGGAAAGTTGGTCATGGGATTTAGAAAGGCTTCTAGCGGCTCTACTGAACAG GATACTCAAACACATATATCTGGCAGTGATTTCTCAACACTTCCAGAAGGTAATGACAAAATTGCTGTTACAGATCTCATTGGAAATGTCCCTTTTCGAGCCTCTAAAGCCAGCATAGAGCCAAGTAATCCAATCAATGCAGCAGACAAATCGTCCTGGCCTAAGTTCACAAAGGCAGGATTTATACAACAAGATGAGCCTGCTGCCAGGTCGTTGCAGGTTCCTAGCAAAAGGAAAGCCAGTACTCTTGGCTCAAAGAGTAAACGTCTACGGATTGAAAATGAGGAATCCATGGAATTGAAACTAACATGGGAAGAGGCTCAAGAGCTGCTCCGACCACCTCCAAACTCTTCTCCTGGGATTGTTGTGATTGAAGGTCACGAGTTCGAGGAATATGAG GAAGCACCTGTATTAGGGAAGCGGACATACTTTACCACAAATCCAGCTGG TGAAAATTATCGATGGGCTCAGTGTGAGGATTGTTTGAAGTGGCGCAAACTGCCAATTGACACACTCCTGCCATTTAAGTGGACTTGTACTGAAAATGTTTCGGATCCTGAAAG GTCATCTTGTTCATTTGCACAAGAATTGAATTTGGAGCAGATAGCTGCTATGATCTCTTGTAAAACAG CAGATGCTTCCAAGAGGGCCAAGGTGAAAGTAGAAAGCAACAACATTGAAGTATCTGATGGGCTCGATACACTTGCCAACCTTGCCATTCTTGGTGAAGGCAAAAACCTTCCGACGTCTCAACCAACAACAAGACACCCACGGCACAGGCCTGGCTGCACATGCATCGTTTGTATACAGCCTCCAAGCGGAAAAGGTCCCAAGCACAAGCAGACTTGCACTTGCAACGTTTGCCTCACCGTGAAACGCAGGTTCAGAACACTCATGTTAAGGCGTGAAAAGCGTCAGTCTGAAAAGGAATCTGAGACTGCACGGAAGCAGCAGCAGAAGCCCATGCTACCATCGTCTGAGGTGCTGCCACAAGTGAAGAGTGACCCACCGTCGACTGGTCCAGGCGATGACAATGCTTCTCAAAAAGAAATAGCAAGCAACGATACGATAGTCGATGCAGCACCTGACCACAGAAGAACTTCTCCGACGGCAGTTAAGGCCCCTCAAATCGATTTAAACATCCAGCCAGAGAGGGAGGAAGATCCATCACCCAAATCTGATACTGGAAGCATAATGAGGCTCATCAGAGACTCCGCAACTAGAACAGCGAGATAA
- the LOC135680657 gene encoding uncharacterized protein LOC135680657, translating into MGSPRTSGSGSRMLFLKAALASVAVVVTTAVMLHAGPPIRRLLATEAPRAYASLLAWLTPPYLYFVLNAIILSIAAASRFHKPSADSTDRVPVSPAEMVVHPPDYMLPVEYQEEHSWDAPSTRLVAAVSEEYYGGGEQEAMVLGQEETVVKAEAAGEEEEVEQELVSSRSSWTPDRTASPEFPTEKPLVSVRLGHRKNHKSTPDGKALRRVARPRREETLESTWRAITEGRAVPLARHLKKSNMWDTRAALEDAEAPETAAVTRKSETLSDRETARPHSGGGGGESSSSSTSTTSGVGRGTLRREPSLGQEELNRRVEAFIRKFNEEMRLQRQRSLQQFAEMIDRGSH; encoded by the exons ATGGGCTCCCCCCGCACGAGCGGCAGCGGCTCGCGGATGCTGTTCCTCAAGGCGGCGCTCGCCTCTGTCGCGGTGGTGGTAACGACGGCCGTGATGCTCCACGCGGGTCCACCCATCCGACGGCTCCTCGCCACCGAGGCCCCCCGGGCGTACGCCTCGCTCCTGGCCTGGCTCACACCGCCCTACCTCTACTTCGTCCTCAACGCCATAATCCTCTCCATCGCCGCTGCCTCCCGCTTCCACAAACCGTCCGCCGACTCTACTGATCGGGTACCTGTTTCTCCGGCAGAGATGGTGGTTCACCCACCGGACTACATGCTTCCGGTTGAGTACCAGGAGGAACATTCGTGGGACGCCCCCTCGACGCGGCTGGTCGCCGCCGTGTCGGAGGAGTACTATGGCGGTGGTGAGCAGGAGGCGATGGTGTTGGGCCAGGAGGAGACGGTGGTGAAGGCGGAGGCagcgggagaagaagaagaagtggagcaGGAGCTCGTTTCATCGAGGTCGAGCTGGACTCCAGACCGCACGGCGTCGCCGGAGTTCCCGACGGAGAAACCGCTAGTTTCCGTGAGGTTAGGTCACCGCAAGAACCACAAGTCCACCCCCGACG GTAAGGCGCTGCGGAGAGTGGCGAGGCCGAGGCGGGAGGAGACGCTGGAGAGCACGTGGCGGGCGATAACGGAGGGCCGGGCAGTGCCGCTGGCGCGCCACCTCAAGAAGTCCAACATGTGGGACACACGCGCCGCCCTCGAAGATGCGGAAGCACCGGAAACGGCGGCGGTGACGCGGAAGTCGGAGACGCTCAGCGACCGCGAGACTGCAAGGCCGCATTCCGGTGGAGGCGGCGGGGAGTCATCATCGTCATCGACGTCGACAACGTCGGGCGTGGGACGGGGGACACTGCGGAGGGAGCCGTCGCTGGGGCAAGAGGAGCTGAACCGGCGGGTGGAGGCGTTCATAAGAAAGTTCAACGAGGAGATGAGGTTGCAGCGGCAGCGGTCGCTGCAGCAGTTCGCGGAGATGATCGACCGTGGTAGTCACTGA